In a genomic window of Gouania willdenowi chromosome 11, fGouWil2.1, whole genome shotgun sequence:
- the aste1b gene encoding protein asteroid homolog 1 — protein MGVHGLTTFVENHRNLLQNVKFRDSRLVIDGCGLYYRLYFTSGLDQQRGGDYDAFAALLHQFISALEACRIQPYVVLDGGMDPSEKKFGTLKQRIQSKIREADTLAHGRSGSVLPILVRHVFIQVLTQRGVPLVQCPAEADWDIACLAHQWKCPVLTSDSDFYIFDLPGGYLPFQNFQWANLNGNPSQRYISARRYTAHSLCQWFGSNNCEMLALGAVLLGNDYGTPKAVEKIFAVIDSQHVPRGSGGRGRSGTSSTRIDVLFLWLFSMSNVTEALEEISQIMAGQGRAQKDKIISQLRAGMQDYFIKPQSSLARWFSEGGKGSLLGQTPSLPEYLSCTAARGLLPPLVVDALLMHRAFLTPQVENSKLASSHCASKLIRQAVYGILLQETNGNTTQEYEDIQPFPNAPQGGVQQRRRRGGRGRGGRGRGDVLPDPHGVTVGFGRGEVASAAAVPDHSSRSIFVEEYDRLDLNLKVNQVEALPPTNIHPERLAQTPVAKRLGVLLNVLEVMEPTLAPVPPNLQLVVAVTNFWLRKTTPTPSELHLQAMVLGLVYGELSWSTQPGLTHVSYGVTQINWAAECKVQAKLDRHRVRPGGRRGLDIGLAHSFSQWQSCLWITLCLNELLLQPLPAPHLSYIFSGTLVHGLFRSLKGGQAAESLLASGSLSSQLYSSLLNAAKNGRRPNPSSASQRRSRGQGGRGRQRGGRRVAGGARGVNELSNRFAFLNTDDVLD, from the exons ATGGGTGTCCACGGTCTGACCACCTTCGTAGAAAACCACAGAAATCTTCTACAGAATGTTAAGTTCCGTGACAGTCGGCTGGTCATTGATGGCTGTGGTCTTTATTATCGTCTCTACTTTACCTCTGGATTGGATCAACAGCGTGGAGGGGACTACGATGCTTTTGCTGCTCTGCTTCACCAGTTCATCTCTGCCCTGGAAGCCTGTAGGATCCAGCCATATGTGGTACTGGATGGAG gtatGGACCCCAGTGAGAAGAAGTTTGGTACTCTTAAGCAGCGAATCCAGTCCAAGATAAGGGAGGCGGACACACTCGCTCATGGGCGCAGTGGAAGCGTTCTCCCTATCCTCGTGAGACATGTCTTCATCCAGGTCCTCACCCAGAGAGGAGTTCCACTTGTGCAGTGTCCAGCTGAGGCCGACTGGGATATTGCATGCTTGGCACACCAGTGGAAATGCCCAGTCCTCACCAGTGACAGtgacttttacatttttgaccTTCCAG GTGGTTATTTGCCATTCCAAAATTTCCAGTGGGCCAATCTTAATGGAAATCCTTCCCAACGCTACATCTCAGCTCGTCGCTACACTGCTCACAGTCTTTGTCAATGGTTTGGCAGTAACAACTGTGAGATGCTGGCCCTTGGTGCGGTCCTGCTTGGGAATGATTATGGTACTCCAAAAGCAGTTGAAAAAATCTTTGCTGTGATAGATTCACAGCATGTGCCGAGGGGAAGTGGTGGCAGAGGCAGAAGTGGGACTTCCTCAACCCGTAttgatgttctttttctttgGCTCTTCTCTATGTCAAATGTAACCGAGGCGTTAGAGGAAATAAGTCAGATAATGGCAGGACAAGGCAGAGCACAGAAGGATAAAATCATTTCTCAACTGAGGGCAGGCATGCAGGATTACTTCATCAAGCCTCAAAGCAGTCTGGCTCGATGGTTCTCCGAAGGTGGTAAGGGATCTTTGTTGGGTCAAACTCCATCGCTGCCAGAGTACTTGTCTTGCACAGCTGCACGGGGTCTTCTGCCTCCTTTAGTTGTTGATGCTTTACTCATGCACAGGGCCTTTCTCACCCCCCAGGTGGAAAACAGTAAGCTCGCCAGCAGCCACTGTGCTTCTAAACTAATCCGCCAGGCCGTATATGGGATATTACTGCAGGAAACAAATGGCAACACAACTCAAGAATACGAGGATATTCAACCGTTTCCCAATGCACCACAGGGTGGAGTCCAACAGAGGAGGAGGCGGGGAGGGAGAGGACGAGGAGGCAGAGGTCGGGGCGATGTTTTACCAGATCCACACGGTGTGACTGTAGGGTTTGGTAGGGGGGAAGTAGCCAGTGCTGCAGCAGTGCCGGATCACAGCTCTAGATCTATTTTTGTGGAGGAATATGACCGTTTGGATTTAAACCTGAAGGTAAACCAAGTGGAGGCACTGCCCCCCACTAACATACATCCTGAGAGACTTGCTCAG ACTCCTGTGGCAAAACGGCTTGGGGTTCTACTCAATGTCCTGGAAGTAATGGAGCCGACACTGGCTCCTGTCCCCCCCAACCTGCAGTTGGTGGTAGCAGTCACAAACTTCTGGCTGAGAAAGACCACACCAACCCCCTCAGAGCTCCACCTGCAGGCGATGGTGCTTGGCTTGGTGTATGGAGAGCTATCCTGGAGCACCCAGCCTGGACTCACCCACGTGTCGTACGGTG TCACACAGATCAACTGGGCTGCTGAATGTAAAGTGCAAGCAAAGTTAGACCGACATCGTGTGAGACCAGGAGGGAGGCGGGGCTTGGACATTGGATTGGCGCACAGTTTTAGCCAATGGCAGTCGTGCCTTTGGATTACACTGTGTCTTAATGAGCTGCTGCTGCAACCATTGCCTGCACCTCATCTGTCATA CATTTTCAGTGGCACTTTGGTCCATGGACTCTTCAGAAGTCTTAAAGGAGGCCAAGCAGCGGAGTCATTACTTGCAAGCGGATCCCTGTCTTCACAGCTCTATTCCTCTCTGCTGAATGCTGCAAAGAATGGCAGGAGGCCCAACCCTTCTTCAGCGAGTCAGAGGAGAAGTAGAGGCCAGGGAGGGAGAGGAAGGCAGCGAGGTGGGAGACGAGTGGCGGGTGGAGCGAGAGGCGTTAATGAGTTAAGCAACAGATTTGCTTTTCTGAACACAGATGACGTGTTGGACTGA
- the smarcc1b gene encoding SWI/SNF complex subunit SMARCC1b yields the protein MTQTLAEPLASLGLDSHIVMATMSGGTNPGGPGMKQCGSGPFAHFKKESIPSTWFWESPDSLAQLEVVRQWIGKHYKKYLLVDAPSCQALSAVILQLLQFQEDVFGRQATSPVLTKIPAQCFLDMRPGGGLCYILGTAYKFKVEQGWRRFDLQNPSRTERNVDMFVTIEKALIQNNCMSLPLVYLDPTLDPELTSRVTGIIAKHQGTLTDDRTVASHHICTSLVPAEEDDWLRPVMRRDKHVLVHWGLHPDSYDSWLPSGEVEGEVEELPHVEKPWRVHAGWVLDSDIFNEWMNEEDYCVTERNVTVMLRRRIYSQEKQDQKSTPLKKRRRSPSPPSSDSRKKGKKGRRRGQQDEELEEDLTKDMEEPTPVPNMEEVILPKNVNLKKDSENTPVKGGIMADLDDQDDDFPGREDEEGRGDIPRFSEGEENITEQTHHIIIPSYTSWFNNNSIHSIEKRSLPEFFNGKNKSKSPEIYLAYRNFMIDTYRLNPQEYLSSTSCRRNLTGDVCAVIRVHAFLEQWGLINYQVDAESRPLPMGPPPTPHFNVLADTPSGLAPLQHKPLQVSASQHMLYFPERGREKPSDCQNFGLRSDIYARKHPKTKGASAGREWTEQETLLLLEALEVYRDDWNKVSEHVGSRTQDECILHFLRLPIEDPYLEDSSASLGPLAYQPVPFSQSENPVMSTVAFLASVVDPRVASAAAKAALEEFSQAQEEFVDKPSDSSNMLEKTELMDVGKLDTISTPHQLSLRADGLKVEGDGVKREQPDSILAEEKEGRGDDDDDGTGQREGDGDEGRRVMELDLVESSVSTAAAAALASAATKAKHLAAVEERKIKSLVALLVETQMKKLEIKLRHFEELETIMDREKEALEQQRQQLLTERQTFHTEQLKQAEMKVRQQREQQGQPGFTPQHSGQAVTNRMTPSGGNTPTVANRHPGAPNGMYPSSQSDGIAAPQTAPPSSSHS from the exons ATGACGCAAACGTTAGCAGAGCCGCTAGCCAGTTTGGGTTTGGATTCACACATCGTAATGGCAACAATGTCTGGCGGAACAAACCCCGGGGGTCCCGGGATGAAACAGTGCGGGTCGGGACCGTTTGCACACTTTAAGAAAGAAAGTATCCCGTCCACCTGGTTCTGGGAGAGCCCGGACTCTTTAGCCCAGCTGGAGGTGGTGCGACAGTGGATCGGAAAGCACTACAAAAAG taccTGTTAGTAGATGCTCCATCGTGCCAGGCTCTGTCTGCAGTTATTCTGCAGCTTCTGCAGTTCCAAGAGGATGTTTTTGGACGACAGGCCACCAGTCCTGTTCTCACCAAGATACCA GCACAATGCTTCCTGGACATGCGACCTGGTGGTGGTCTTTGCTACATTCTTGGAACTGCCTACAAGTTCAAGGTTGAACAAGGATG GCGTAGGTTTGACTTACAGAATCCCTCAAGAACTGAGAGGAATGTTGATATGTTTGTCACAATCGAGAAAGCATTGATTCAG AATAATTGCATGTCTCTGCCTTTGGTATATCTGGACCCCACGTTGGATCCTGAGCTGACCAGCAGAGTGACTGGTATCATTGCCAAACACCAG GGCACGCTCACAGACGACAGAACGGTTGCCAGTCATCACATCTGTACATCACTTGTTCCTGCAGAGGAGG ATGATTGGTTGCGTCCTGTCATGCGCAGAGACAAGCACGTCTTGGTGCACTGGGGCTTGCACCCTGACAG TTATGACAGCTGGCTGCCCTCTGGTGAAGTTGAAGGTGAAGTCGAGGAGCTCCCACATGTGGAAAAGCCGTGGAGG GTTCATGCTGGTTGGGTTTTGGACTCGGATATTTTCAATGAGTGGATGAATGAGGAAGACTATTGCGTAACTGAGAGAAACGTAACTGTCATGCTCCGACGGCGTATTTATTCCCAGGAAAAGCAG GACCAAAAGTCCACACCCCTGAAAAAAAGAAGACGCTCCCCCTCTCCTCCGTCATCTGAcagcagaaagaaaggaaaaaaggg GAGAAGGCGCGGCCAACAAGATGAAGAGCTTGAAGAGGACCTGACCAAAGACATGGAGGAGCCTACTCCTGTGCCCAACATGGAGGAGGTTATACTACCTAAGAATG taAACCTGAAGAAAGACAGTGAGAATACTCCTGTAAAAGGAGGGATCATGGCTGACCTTG ACGATCAAGATGATGACTTTCCTGGGAGA GAAGATGAAGAAGGAAGAGGTGATATCCCACGCTTTTCAGAAGGAGAGGAAAATATCACAGAACAAACccatcatatcataataccaaGCTACACGTCTTGGTTCAACAACAACAG CATTCACTCCATAGAGAAACGCTCCCTGCCAGAGTTCTTTAATGggaagaataaatcaaagtccCCTGAAAT CTACCTGGCGTATCGTAACTTCATGATTGACACGTACCGGCTCAACCCTCAGGAGTATCTCAGCTCTACGTCCTGCAGACGCAACCTTACCGGAGATGTCTGTGCAGTCATAAG GGTTCATGCGTTTTTGGAGCAGTGGGGTTTGATTAACTACCAGGTGGATGCAGAGAGCAGACCTCTCCCAATGGGACCCCCACCCACACCACATTTCAACGTGCTGGCAGACACGCCCTCTGGGTTGGCCCCACTACAGCATAAACCCCTACAG GTATCAGCCTCGCAGCATATGTTGTACTTCCCAGAAAGAGGTCGAGAGAAGCCATCGGACTGCCAGAACTTTGGTCTACGCAGTGACATCTACGCCAGGAAACACCCAAAG ACCAAAGGGGCAAGTGCAGGAAGGGAATGGACTGAGCAGGAGACACTGTTGCTTTTGGAG GCCTTGGAGGTCTACAGAGATGACTGGAATAAAGTATCGGAGCACGTTGGCTCCAGAACACAAGACGAATGCATCCTCCACTTTCTGCGGCTGCCAATAGAAGACCCTTACCTGGAAGACTCATCGGCTTCTCTGGGTCCGTTGGCGTATCAGCCTGTGcccttcagccaatcagaaaacCCCGTGATGAGCACAGTGGCCTTCCTAGCATCTGTGGTAGATCCACGTGTGGCATCGGCTGCAGCCAAAGCAGCGCTAG AGGAGTTTTCCCAAGCACAAGAGGAATTTGTGGATAAACCTTCTGATTCATCAAACATGTTAGAAAAAACAG AACTGATGGATGTGGGAAAACTGGACACGATATCCACACCACATCAG CTTTCTTTGAGAGCAGATGGGCTTAAAGTGGAGGGCGATGGCGTCAAAAGAGAACAACCAGATAGTATTCTtgcagaggagaaagaag GAAGGGgagatgacgatgatgatggcACAGGCCAGCGTGAGGGAGACGGGGACGAGGGAAGGAGGGTAATGGAGCTTGACCTGGTGGAGAGCAGCGTTTCCAcggcagcagctgctgctctggCCTCGGCTGCCACAAAGGCAAAG CACTTGGCAGCAGTAGAAGAAAGGAAGATCAAGTCCTTGGTGGCTCTGCTGGTGGAGACACAAATGAAGAAATTGGAGATCAAACTGAGACACTTTGAAGAGCTGGAGACTATTATGGACAGAGAAAAAGAGGCT TTGGAGCAGCAGAGGCAACAGCTTCTGACTGAGAGACAGACTTTCCACACGGAGCAGTTGAAACAGGCTGAGATGAAGGTTCGCCAGCAGAGGGAGCAACAGGGCCAGCCTGGGTTTACACCGCAGCATTCAG GTCAGGCTGTGACCAATCGAATGACGCCTAGTGGTGGAAACACCCCGACAGTGGCTAATAGGCACCCTGGAGCTCCCAATGGCATGT ACCCGTCCTCCCAGTCTGATGGAATAGCAGCCCCCCAGACCGCCCCCCCATCATCCAGTCACAGCTAA